From Rutidosis leptorrhynchoides isolate AG116_Rl617_1_P2 chromosome 3, CSIRO_AGI_Rlap_v1, whole genome shotgun sequence, a single genomic window includes:
- the LOC139897522 gene encoding histone-lysine N-methyltransferase family member SUVH9-like yields MASVIDLNLFPDSPVTDTPTATSPFTLTTPKLEPKEEPFDEPPQFTRTNFINPNPNFTLNTQQPPNTSQLQLLLQQQLAAQHTSNTNEQDVYSEFKRVSEMFRSAFRNSNNFNSNEFIDPNSLAIVPVPEENQHSVVTESASRRNQARSSELVRVSLGIDEERHFRDTCRKTRLMYDSLRVLCALEDEKRRSTVTIGRRAHSRSDLRAASVMKSRGLWQHRDKRIVGSIPGVYIGDIFFFRMELCVVGLHGLPQAGIDYLTSSQSSNGDPIATSIIVSGGYEDDQDAGDVIIYTGQGGQDKFCRQANHQRLEGGNLGMERSMHHGIEVRVVRGFKYEGSPSGKVYVYDGLYKVVGSWLEAGKSGFAVIKFKLVRIENQPEMGSSILKYAETLRNGPLDINSKGCVRMDMSMNKENVPVYLFNDIDDNHEPMYYEYLAKSVFPPFVYHLGAKGGGCNCVDGCMDGCLCARKNGGEFAYDRSGLLLRGKPLIFECGPHCKCPPSCRNRVSQNGIKHRFEVFRSRETGWGVRSFDLIQAGTFICEYSGVVLTREQAQLFSMNGDSLIYPNRFCERWAEWGDLSQIFSDYVRPSYPSVPPLDFAMDVSRMRNVACYVSHSSCPNVLVQLVLYDHSNFAFPHLMLFALENIPPMRELSLDYGEADEWAEKLSICN; encoded by the coding sequence ATGGCTTCTGTAATTGACCTAAATCTCTTCCCTGATTCTCCGGTTACCGACACCCCCACCGCCACCTCTCCCTTTACCTTAACTACCCCTAAATTAGAACCTAAAGAAGAACCTTTTGATGAGCCGCCCCAATTTACTCGTACCAATttcataaaccctaaccctaatttcacTCTCAACACACAACAACCTCCTAATACATCACAACTACAACTACTATTACAACAACAATTAGCTGCACAACACACCAGCAACACTAATGAACAAGATGTTTATTCCGAATTCAAACGTGTTTCTGAAATGTTCCGCTCTGCTTTTCGAAATTCGAATAATTTCAATTCAAATGAGTTTATCGATCCGAATTCGCTAGCAATTGTTCCGGTTCCCGAAGAAAATCAGCATTCAGTTGTAACCGAATCAGCTAGCAGGCGAAATCAAGCGAGGTCATCAGAATTAGTTAGAGTTAGTTTGGGGATTGATGAGGAAAGGCATTTTCGTGATACGTGTAGGAAAACTAGATTGATGTATGATTCGCTTAGGGTTTTGTGTGCGTTAGAGGACGAAAAGCGTAGGAGTACTGTTACGATTGGTCGAAGAGCGCATTCGCGGAGTGATTTGAGAGCTGCTTCGGTGATGAAAAGCCGCGGATTATGGCAGCATCGCGATAAAAGAATCGTTGGATCGATTCCAGGGGTGTATATTGGTGATATTTTCTTTTTTAGAATGGAGTTATGTGTTGTTGGACTACATGGTTTACCTCAAGCTGGGATTGATTACTTAACTTCGAGTCAGAGTTCGAATGGTGATCCAATTGCTACGAGTATTATTGTTTCGGGTGGGTATGAAGATGATCAAGATGCTGGTGATGTGATTATATATACAGGACAAGGTGGGCAAGATAAGTTCTGTAGACAGGCTAATCATCAAAGATTAGAAGGTGGAAATTTAGGAATGGAGAGGAGTATGCATCATGGAATCGAGGTACGTGTTGTTCGTGGGTTTAAATATGAAGGTAGTCCAAGTGgtaaagtttatgtttatgatgGATTGTATAAAGTTGTTGGTTCATGGCTTGAAGCTGGAAAATCGGGTTTTGCTGTTATAAAGTTTAAGCTTGTTAGAATAGAGAATCAACCTGAAATGGGGAGTTCGATTCTTAAGTATGCTGAGACTCTTAGAAATGGACCGTTGGATATTAACTCTAAAGGGTGTGTCCGAATGGATATGTCTATGAATAAAGAAAATGTCCCGGTGTATCTTTTTAATGATATTGATGATAATCACGAGCCGATGTATTATGAGTATTTAGCGAAATCTGTATTTCCGCCTTTTGTTTATCACCTTGGTGCCAAAGGTGGTGGATGTAATTGTGTTGATGGGTGTATGGATGGTTGTTTATGTGCCAGGAAAAACGGTGGTGAATTTGCTTATGATCGAAGTGGACTACTTCTTAGAGGAAAACCGTTGATATTTGAATGTGGGCCCCATTGTAAATGCCCTCCCAGTTGTCGAAATCGTGTAAGCCAAAACGGTATTAAACATAGGTTTGAAGTGTTCAGGTCACGCGAAACTGGTTGGGGAGTTAGATCGTTTGATTTAATTCAAGCGGGTACTTTTATTTGTGAATATAGTGGAGTTGTTCTTACAAGAGAACAAGCTCAATTATTTTCAATGAATGGGGATAGTTTAATTTATCCAAATCGGTTTTGTGAAAGATGGGCTGAATGGGGTGATTTGTCACAAATCTTTTCGGATTATGTACGCCCGTCTTATCCGTCTGTACCGCCACTTGATTTTGCAATGGATGTTTCTAGAATGAGGAATGTTGCGTGTTATGTGAGTCACAGTTCGTGCCCAAACGTTTTAGTTCAGTTGGTGTTGTATGATCATTCGAATTTTGCGTTTCCTCACCTTATGTTATTCGCATTAGAAAATATTCCTCCTATGAGAGAACTTAGTCTTGATTATGGAGAAGCGGATGAATGGGCAGAGAAGCTGTCCATCTGTAACTAA